One genomic region from Microcella humidisoli encodes:
- a CDS encoding ketopantoate reductase family protein — MELQDLRIAVVGTGAVGASVAADLVRAGLDVRLIDQWPAHVEAMRADGLTVDTLGDVQVTEVRAHHLCEVAELREPVDLVLTSVKTYDTRWVAELMRPLMRPDSVFVGLQNGMTIDQVAATLGADRTIGCAMGIAANLREPGLVRRQVATADTWFSIGTLSGERTARLDDVAGVLAHAAQIEVTDDIRSAKWMKLIANIPEMLPSALLGIPLLEAAMMPGVRPVMDAMSREAYALAIDLGITMRPSLGITAAEVPDGDQYSLDLLDRVLSHFSQPDTRVAVLQDWEKGRRGELDAFSGYIVDKRAEVGGRASVNEAVLRLAERVERGELVPAPENAALLIATLDAA; from the coding sequence ATGGAGCTGCAGGACCTGAGAATCGCCGTCGTCGGCACGGGCGCGGTGGGTGCCTCCGTGGCCGCCGACCTCGTGCGGGCGGGGCTCGACGTACGGCTCATCGACCAGTGGCCCGCCCACGTCGAGGCGATGCGCGCGGACGGCCTCACCGTCGACACCCTGGGTGACGTGCAGGTCACCGAGGTGCGCGCGCACCACCTGTGCGAGGTCGCCGAGCTGCGCGAGCCCGTCGACCTCGTCCTGACCTCCGTGAAGACCTACGACACCCGCTGGGTCGCCGAGCTCATGCGCCCCCTCATGCGGCCCGACTCGGTATTCGTCGGCCTGCAGAACGGCATGACGATCGACCAGGTCGCCGCGACCCTCGGGGCCGATCGCACGATCGGATGCGCGATGGGCATCGCCGCGAACCTCCGCGAGCCGGGCCTCGTGCGCCGACAGGTCGCGACGGCCGACACCTGGTTCTCGATCGGCACGCTCTCGGGCGAGCGCACGGCGCGCCTCGACGATGTCGCGGGCGTGCTCGCGCACGCCGCGCAGATCGAGGTGACCGACGACATCCGCTCGGCGAAGTGGATGAAGCTCATCGCCAACATCCCCGAGATGCTGCCCTCGGCCCTGCTCGGCATCCCGCTCCTCGAGGCCGCCATGATGCCCGGTGTGCGTCCGGTCATGGATGCCATGTCGCGCGAGGCCTACGCGCTCGCCATCGACCTCGGCATCACGATGCGCCCGAGCCTGGGCATCACCGCCGCCGAGGTGCCCGACGGCGACCAATACTCGCTCGACCTCCTCGATCGCGTGCTCTCGCACTTCTCGCAGCCCGACACCCGTGTCGCGGTGCTGCAGGACTGGGAGAAGGGCCGCCGCGGCGAGCTCGACGCCTTCAGCGGCTACATCGTCGACAAGCGGGCCGAGGTCGGCGGCCGGGCCTCCGTGAACGAGGCCGTGCTGCGGCTCGCGGAGCGCGTCGAGCGCGGCGAGCTCGTTCCCGCGCCCGAGAACGCCGCGCTGCTGATCGCGACCCTCGACGCCGCCTGA
- the rlmB gene encoding 23S rRNA (guanosine(2251)-2'-O)-methyltransferase RlmB, with protein sequence MAKPGRPGASKKRKGPTVGSGGQGRQALEGRGPTPKAEDRTWHPAGKRKAANDRLAAAKSRAGGGNGGGQQASRSRAPKKTADAEVVSGRNSVLEALRAKIPASTLYIASRIEMDDRVKEALSLATKRGVPVLEVMRPELDRMTGENSVNQGIAISVPAYEYAHPMDLVSRAIDRGQTPLLVALDGVTDPRNLGAIIRSTAAFGGHGVIVPQRRSVGVTAAAWKTSAGAAARTPVAMAANLTQTLKAMKAEGVFVLGLDGDGDMQLPQLELADRPLVIVVGSEGKGLSRLVTETCDAIVSIPISAATESLNAGIAASVALYEVARRRSAL encoded by the coding sequence ATGGCTAAGCCTGGGCGCCCTGGCGCGAGCAAGAAGAGGAAGGGCCCCACGGTCGGCTCGGGAGGGCAGGGCCGGCAGGCGCTCGAAGGCCGTGGGCCGACGCCCAAGGCGGAGGACCGCACGTGGCATCCGGCTGGCAAGCGCAAGGCGGCCAACGACCGCCTCGCGGCGGCGAAGAGCCGGGCGGGCGGCGGCAACGGCGGAGGGCAGCAGGCGAGCCGGTCGCGCGCCCCGAAGAAGACCGCTGACGCCGAGGTCGTGAGCGGCCGCAACTCGGTGCTCGAGGCGCTGCGCGCCAAGATTCCGGCCAGCACCCTGTACATCGCTTCGCGCATCGAGATGGACGACCGGGTCAAGGAGGCGCTCTCGCTCGCGACGAAGCGCGGCGTGCCCGTGCTCGAGGTCATGCGCCCCGAGCTCGACCGCATGACGGGCGAGAACTCGGTCAACCAGGGCATCGCCATCTCGGTGCCGGCGTACGAGTACGCGCACCCGATGGATCTCGTCTCGCGCGCGATCGACCGCGGCCAGACGCCGCTGCTCGTCGCGCTCGACGGCGTGACCGACCCGCGCAACCTCGGAGCGATCATCCGGTCGACGGCCGCGTTCGGCGGGCACGGCGTCATCGTGCCGCAGCGCCGGTCGGTCGGCGTGACGGCCGCCGCGTGGAAGACCTCGGCGGGGGCCGCGGCCCGCACGCCTGTGGCCATGGCCGCGAACCTGACGCAGACGCTCAAGGCCATGAAGGCCGAGGGCGTGTTCGTGCTCGGGCTCGACGGCGACGGCGACATGCAGCTGCCGCAGCTCGAGCTCGCCGACCGCCCGCTCGTGATCGTCGTGGGCAGTGAGGGCAAGGGCCTGTCGCGACTCGTCACCGAGACCTGCGACGCGATCGTGTCGATCCCCATCTCGGCGGCGACCGAGTCGCTCAACGCGGGCATCGCGGCGAGCGTGGCGCTCTACGAGGTCGCGCGGAGGCGCTCGGCGTTGTAG